A genome region from Myroides fluvii includes the following:
- a CDS encoding Crp/Fnr family transcriptional regulator produces the protein MSLETSLQFILQLTDIEAKEAVNHFVPHTYKKNTSLLEAGKEANQLFFLTEGCVRIHADFEGKEITQWISSPGSFITDLSSWLFHQPATWNLTTLTEVSLVAVSKEDYPHLQRKITNWHAKEKNFIAHCFNQMEQRIFQFLAQNSEERYRTFCRDYAFLFNQVPHQYIASLLGMTPETLSRLRRKQF, from the coding sequence ATGTCATTAGAAACCTCGCTACAGTTCATTCTTCAATTAACTGATATTGAAGCCAAAGAAGCAGTCAATCATTTCGTTCCACACACCTACAAGAAAAACACTTCTTTACTCGAAGCAGGAAAAGAAGCAAATCAGCTTTTTTTTCTTACTGAAGGTTGCGTCCGCATTCACGCTGACTTTGAAGGGAAAGAAATTACCCAATGGATTAGTTCTCCTGGATCTTTCATTACTGATCTATCTTCTTGGTTGTTTCATCAACCCGCAACATGGAATTTAACTACCTTAACGGAGGTATCCTTAGTTGCGGTGTCCAAAGAAGACTATCCGCATTTACAACGTAAAATAACGAATTGGCACGCCAAAGAAAAAAACTTCATCGCTCATTGTTTCAACCAAATGGAACAACGCATCTTTCAATTCTTAGCTCAAAACAGCGAAGAACGTTACCGTACTTTTTGTAGAGATTACGCTTTTTTATTCAATCAAGTACCACATCAATACATTGCCTCTTTACTCGGCATGACCCCCGAAACACTGAGTAGACTGAGACGAAAACAGTTCTAA
- a CDS encoding DUF4369 domain-containing protein: protein MKKYIGLAFILGASLLTSCDKDAKRTDNLTITGKIDGLKQGKVYLYHVQDTTFVALDSVIFDGKSADFTFKHHLESPEMLFLSLDRGHSNSIDNQLAFFAEPGVMTIETTLKNFYKDAKVKGSQNNELYKEYLKSRALITDRQNDLYVALFEAQKSNNQAKLDSLQEVNKKLTGRLYLNAINFALNNKNADIAPYIALTELYDRNIKYLDTIYSSLTPEVLNHKYAKNLNDFIQERKKEEAKATE from the coding sequence ATGAAAAAATATATTGGTCTTGCCTTTATCTTAGGCGCTTCGCTTCTTACTTCTTGTGACAAAGATGCAAAAAGAACTGATAATTTAACCATTACAGGAAAAATTGACGGTTTAAAACAAGGAAAAGTATATCTCTACCATGTTCAAGATACTACTTTTGTTGCCCTTGATTCTGTTATTTTTGATGGTAAATCAGCAGATTTTACCTTTAAACACCATTTAGAGTCACCCGAAATGCTTTTCCTTTCTTTGGATCGCGGACACAGTAATTCTATTGATAATCAATTGGCTTTCTTTGCTGAACCAGGCGTAATGACCATTGAAACTACCTTGAAAAACTTTTACAAAGACGCAAAAGTAAAAGGATCTCAAAACAATGAACTCTACAAAGAGTACCTAAAATCAAGAGCGCTGATTACAGATCGCCAAAACGATTTGTACGTTGCTTTATTTGAAGCTCAAAAAAGCAATAATCAAGCGAAATTAGATAGCTTACAGGAGGTAAATAAAAAACTGACTGGTCGTTTGTACTTAAATGCAATCAACTTTGCTTTAAACAACAAAAATGCTGACATTGCTCCTTATATTGCATTGACTGAGCTCTATGACCGCAACATCAAATACTTGGATACCATCTATAGTTCATTAACACCAGAAGTGCTCAATCACAAGTACGCCAAAAATCTGAATGATTTTATTCAAGAGAGAAAAAAAGAAGAAGCGAAAGCAACTGAATAA
- a CDS encoding YbaB/EbfC family nucleoid-associated protein → MFGDLMGMMGKLQETQAKIEETKKRLDTILIDEKSSDELLQVTLTANRTIRSISIADELMDDKEQLEDYLVMVVNRAIEKATAIHEAELAAAAKDGMPNIPGLDLFK, encoded by the coding sequence ATGTTTGGCGACTTAATGGGAATGATGGGTAAATTACAAGAAACCCAAGCTAAAATTGAAGAAACAAAAAAGAGATTGGACACCATTCTAATTGATGAAAAAAGTAGTGATGAACTACTACAAGTGACTTTGACGGCAAACAGAACGATTCGTTCTATATCCATTGCAGATGAGTTAATGGACGATAAAGAGCAATTGGAAGACTATCTTGTTATGGTAGTAAACAGAGCAATTGAAAAAGCAACTGCTATTCACGAAGCTGAATTAGCTGCGGCAGCCAAAGATGGCATGCCAAATATCCCAGGGTTAGATTTATTTAAATAA
- a CDS encoding GNAT family N-acetyltransferase, with translation MKEEFLALAVHQNTTNHRFELTVDGYTAFIDYKEDSQRIHLLHTESPEELAGRGVATALIEKALLYIEEHKKTVMPFCPLVFAYIKKHPAWKRLVDLSFPAYNKL, from the coding sequence ATGAAAGAAGAATTTTTAGCCTTAGCTGTGCATCAAAATACAACCAATCACAGATTTGAATTAACTGTTGATGGATATACTGCTTTTATTGATTACAAAGAAGATAGTCAACGCATTCACTTGCTTCATACCGAAAGTCCAGAGGAACTTGCTGGTCGTGGGGTGGCAACTGCCTTAATTGAAAAAGCACTTTTATATATTGAAGAACACAAGAAAACAGTGATGCCTTTTTGTCCATTAGTGTTTGCTTATATAAAAAAACATCCAGCATGGAAGAGGTTAGTAGATCTTAGTTTTCCTGCTTATAATAAATTGTAA
- a CDS encoding NADPH-dependent FMN reductase: MKKKIIGFGASISTTSINKEFAAYALGFFPEYEVELVDLNDYEVPVFSVDCERENCPERAKAFLAKLQEADVLVCSMAEHNRNWTVGFKNLFDWCSRLDLKLLQNKPMLLLSTSPGGYGAQNSMNIAKTIFPAFGGNVLTTFALPKFHENYDRIHGIQNEVVLADFKNQVEEFKNQLNK; this comes from the coding sequence ATGAAAAAGAAAATAATTGGATTTGGAGCTAGTATTTCAACTACCTCAATTAACAAAGAATTTGCGGCATATGCGTTGGGCTTTTTTCCAGAGTATGAAGTTGAATTAGTAGACTTAAACGACTATGAAGTACCCGTTTTTTCTGTGGATTGTGAAAGAGAGAACTGCCCAGAAAGAGCCAAAGCTTTTTTAGCTAAATTACAAGAAGCGGATGTACTTGTTTGCTCTATGGCAGAACACAATAGAAATTGGACGGTTGGTTTTAAAAACTTATTCGATTGGTGTTCGCGGTTGGATTTGAAATTACTTCAAAATAAACCCATGTTGCTTTTGTCTACTTCGCCAGGCGGTTATGGTGCTCAAAACTCCATGAATATCGCTAAGACTATTTTTCCCGCTTTTGGAGGAAATGTTTTAACCACATTTGCGTTGCCCAAATTTCATGAGAACTATGATCGTATACACGGAATTCAAAATGAAGTAGTATTAGCGGATTTTAAAAATCAGGTTGAGGAATTTAAAAATCAACTAAACAAATAA
- a CDS encoding GNAT family N-acetyltransferase: MSQTPEIPVIFDFTKEYVLENDRVKLIPLSEKHLADLLYYALNESDIWFFSSDKPTDNENMIKYVKAALAMRMEKQGYAFVIWDKQQQKFVGSTRYYRVDVRNKVSTIGYTWYSKSAQGTGVNKNCKYLLFEFLFEKLGFERVEFEADSENHRSIAAILSLGCKQEGVLRKNKIRTDGTRRDSAVFGLLREEWLISAKERLQAKL, encoded by the coding sequence ATGTCTCAAACCCCTGAAATTCCTGTTATCTTTGACTTTACTAAAGAGTATGTCTTAGAAAATGACCGTGTAAAACTCATTCCCCTAAGCGAAAAGCACCTCGCTGATTTACTGTATTACGCATTAAATGAATCTGATATTTGGTTTTTTTCTTCTGATAAGCCAACGGACAATGAAAATATGATTAAGTATGTGAAGGCCGCTTTAGCGATGCGCATGGAAAAGCAAGGGTATGCTTTTGTGATATGGGATAAGCAACAACAGAAATTTGTTGGGTCTACGCGTTACTATCGCGTAGATGTTCGCAATAAGGTAAGTACAATTGGGTATACATGGTATAGTAAATCGGCTCAAGGAACAGGAGTGAATAAGAATTGTAAATACTTGTTGTTTGAGTTTTTATTTGAGAAGCTTGGCTTTGAGCGTGTAGAATTTGAAGCAGACAGTGAAAATCACCGCAGTATAGCGGCTATTCTCAGTTTAGGTTGCAAGCAAGAAGGTGTTTTGCGAAAAAATAAAATTAGAACAGATGGCACACGTCGAGATAGTGCAGTTTTTGGTCTATTGCGAGAGGAATGGCTCATTTCTGCTAAAGAAAGACTACAGGCAAAACTGTAA